A window from Dromaius novaehollandiae isolate bDroNov1 chromosome 1, bDroNov1.hap1, whole genome shotgun sequence encodes these proteins:
- the LOC112993424 gene encoding histone H1 gives MSETAPVAAPAVAAPGAKATAKKPKKAAGGSKARKPSGPSVTELITKAVSASKERKGLSLAALKKALAAGGYDVEKNNSRIKLGLKSLVNKGTLVQTKGTGASGSFKLNKKPGETKEKATKKKPAAKPKKPAAKKPASAAKKPKKAAAVKKSPKKAKKPAAAAAKKAAKSPKKAAKAGRPKKAAKSPAKAKAVKPKAAKPKAAKPKTAKAKKAAPKKK, from the coding sequence CCGCGCCCGCTGTCGCGGCTCCCGGGGCCAAAGCCACCGCCAAGAAGCCGAAgaaggcggcgggcggctccaAAGCCCGCAAGCCCTCGGGCCCCAGCGTCACCGAGCTGATCACCAAGGCCGTGTCCGCCTCCAAGGAGCGCAAGGGGCTCTCCCTGGCCGCGCTCAAGAAGGCGCTGGCGGCCGGCGGCTACGACGTGGAGAAGAACAACAGCCGCATCAAGCTGGGGCTCAAGAGCCTCGTCAACAAGGGCACCCTGGTGCAGACCAAGGGCACCGGCGCCTCCGGCTCTTTTAAATTGAACAAGAAGCCGGGTGAGACCAAAGAGAAGGCAACCAAGAAGAAGCCGGCAGCCAAGCCCAAGAAGCCGGCGGCCAAGAAGCCCGCGAGCGCCGCCAAGAAGCCCAAGAAGGCGGCGGCGGTGAAGAAGAGCCCCAAGAAGGCAAAGaagccggcggccgccgcggccaaGAAAGCGGCCAAGAGCCCCAAGAAGGCTGCCAAGGCTGGTCGCCCCAAAAAAGCAGCGAAGAGCCCGGCCAAGGCGAAGGCAGTGAAGCCCAAGGCAGCCAAGCCTAAGGCAGCCAAACCCAAAACGGCCAAGGCGAAGAAGGCGGCGCCCAAAAAGAAGTAA
- the LOC112993420 gene encoding histone H2B 1/2/3/4/6, translating to MPEPAKSAPAPKKGSKKAVTKTQKKGDKKRKKSRKESYSIYVYKVLKQVHPDTGISSKAMGIMNSFVNDIFERIAGEASRLAHYNKRSTITSREIQTAVRLLLPGELAKHAVSEGTKAVTKYTSSK from the coding sequence ATGCCTGAGCCAGCCAAGTCGGCGCCCGCGCCCAAGAAGGGCTCCAAGAAGGCGGTGACCAAGACGCAGAAGAAGGGCGACAAGAAGCGCAAGAAGAGCCGCAAGGAGAGCTACTCGATCTACGTGTACAAGGTGCTGAAGCAGGTGCACCCCGACACGGGCATCTCGTCCAAGGCCATGGGCATCATGAACTCCTTCGTCAACGACATCTTCGAGCGCATCGCCGGCGAGGCGTCGCGCCTGGCGCACTACAACAAGCGCTCCACCATCACGTCGCGGGAGATCCAGACCGccgtgcggctgctgctgcccggcgaGCTGGCCAAGCACGCCGTCTCCGAGGGCACCAAAGCTGTCACCAAGTACACCAGCTCCAAGTAG